The Humulus lupulus chromosome 4, drHumLupu1.1, whole genome shotgun sequence genome has a window encoding:
- the LOC133829726 gene encoding phenylacetaldehyde reductase-like isoform X1: MSGVGKVVCVTGASGYIASWLVKVLLQSGYIVKATVSNLSDSKKTYHLLALDGAKERLHLFEANLMDQCSFDSAVNGCDGVFHTASPSFLSAPHPHAEIIEPAVKGTLNVLRSCAKVPSVKRVVITSSMASVVFNGTQCTPDVVVDETWFSDPAVCESMKGIKCFQMKFLDMLISEMLQMHTFKQWKLLQQVEDTV, encoded by the exons ATGAGTGGAGTAGGGAAAGTGGTGTGTGTTACAGGAGCTTCAGGTTACATAGCTTCATGGCTAGTGAAGGTCTTACTACAAAGTGGATATATTGTCAAAGCCACTGTCAGTAATCTAA GTGATTCAAAGAAAACATACCACTTACTTGCACTAGATGGAGCTAAAGAAAGACTTCATTTATTTGAAGCAAATTTAATGGACCAATGCTCTTTTGATTCTGCTGTCAATGGATGTGATGGTGTTTTTCACACAGCCTCTCCTTCATTTCTCTCAGCTCCACACCCTCAt GCAGAAATAATAGAGCCGGCAGTGAAGGGAACACTGAATGTTCTGAGGTCATGTGCTAAAGTTCCATCTGTAAAGAGAGTGGTTATAACTTCTTCCATGGCTTCAGTTGTATTCAATGGAACACAATGCACCCCTGATGTGGTTGTTGACGAGACATGGTTTTCTGATCCTGCTGTTTGCGAGAGTATGAAG GGAATCAAATGTTTCCAAATGAAGTTTTTGGATATGTTGATATCAGAGATGTTGCAAATGCACACATTCAAGCAATGGAAGTTGCTTCAGCAAGTGGAAGATACTGTCTAG
- the LOC133829726 gene encoding phenylacetaldehyde reductase-like isoform X2, whose product MSGVGKVVCVTGASGYIASWLVKVLLQSGYIVKATVSNLSDSKKTYHLLALDGAKERLHLFEANLMDQCSFDSAVNGCDGVFHTASPSFLSAPHPHAEIIEPAVKGTLNVLRSCAKVPSVKRVVITSSMASVVFNGTQCTPDVVVDETWFSDPAVCESMKCRESNVSK is encoded by the exons ATGAGTGGAGTAGGGAAAGTGGTGTGTGTTACAGGAGCTTCAGGTTACATAGCTTCATGGCTAGTGAAGGTCTTACTACAAAGTGGATATATTGTCAAAGCCACTGTCAGTAATCTAA GTGATTCAAAGAAAACATACCACTTACTTGCACTAGATGGAGCTAAAGAAAGACTTCATTTATTTGAAGCAAATTTAATGGACCAATGCTCTTTTGATTCTGCTGTCAATGGATGTGATGGTGTTTTTCACACAGCCTCTCCTTCATTTCTCTCAGCTCCACACCCTCAt GCAGAAATAATAGAGCCGGCAGTGAAGGGAACACTGAATGTTCTGAGGTCATGTGCTAAAGTTCCATCTGTAAAGAGAGTGGTTATAACTTCTTCCATGGCTTCAGTTGTATTCAATGGAACACAATGCACCCCTGATGTGGTTGTTGACGAGACATGGTTTTCTGATCCTGCTGTTTGCGAGAGTATGAAG TGCAGGGAATCAAATGTTTCCAAATGA
- the LOC133829718 gene encoding putative pentatricopeptide repeat-containing protein At5g37570, with translation MPVIRPYPNFLLPNNLPNSFLSIPALIKACKTPTHLQLVHAHIVRRGLEQDHSLISQFIGLSQALSTLSYSASVFDRVFSPNTFLWNVFIKGCCQKSCSAETVSVFIHMKREEAVPDRYTYPSVIKACASEGKIREGRTLHGSVLRCGVECDAFVSTSLIDLYGKCKEIGCARKLFDYLFEKNVVTWTAMVVGYVIAGDLGEARKLFDEMPQRNVASWNAIIGGFVKLGDLGSARKIFEEMAEKNVVSFTTLIDGYAKSGDMASARVLFDRAPYRDIVAWSALISGYAQNGQAREVVNIFIEMDSCNVKPDEFIMVSLMSACSQEGCLELAKWVDNHVTRSSVDLGQVHVLAALVDMNAKCGNIERAKNLFEQMPKHDLISYCSLMQGLSIHGCGEQAVSLFHMMLNEGLIPDEVGFSVILTACSRSGLVEDGRQLFHLMKNEYSIAPSQDHYACMVDLLSRSGRLKEAYEILSSMPMEPSSASWGALLGACKLHCDVELGELVASRLIELEPQNAGNYVLLSNIYAATDRWLDVSLVRRKMREKSVKKIPGRSWIRSHG, from the coding sequence ATGCCTGTTATCCGCCCATACCCAAACTTTCTATTACCCAATAACCTCCCCAACTCGTTCCTCTCCATCCCAGCTCTTATCAAGGCCTGTAAAACTCCAACCCATCTTCAACTAGTCCACGCCCATATCGTCCGAAGAGGTTTAGAGCAAGACCACTCTCTCATATCTCAGTTCATTGGCCTCTCTCAGGCTCTATCCACTCTCTCTTACTCTGCCAGCGTTTTCGACCGTGTTTTCTCCCCCAACACTTTTCTATGGAATGTTTTCATTAAAGGGTGCTGCCAGAAGTCCTGCTCTGCTGAAACAGTTTCGGTTTTTATTCACATGAAGAGAGAGGAGGCTGTTCCTGATAGATATACTTACCCTTCGGTGATCAAGGCGTGTGCAAGTGAGGGAAAGATTAGAGAAGGAAGGACCTTGCATGGGTCGGTGTTGAGGTGTGGGGTTGAGTGTGATGCGTTTGTGAGTACGAGTTTGATTGACTTGTATGGGAAATGTAAAGAGATTGGTTGTGCCCGTAAGCTGTtcgattatttgtttgagaaaaatGTGGTTACTTGGACGGCCATGGTTGTTGGGTATGTTATTGCTGGAGACTTGGGGGAGGCAAGGAAGCTATTTGATGAAATGCCTCAGAGAAACGTTGCTTCTTGGAATGCCATAATTGGAGGGTTTGTGAAGTTGGGTGACTTGGGTAGTGCTAGGAAGATATTCGAAGAGATGGCCGAGAAGAATGTGGTTTCTTTTACGACTTTGATTGATGGGTATGCAAAATCAGGTGACATGGCTTCTGCAAGGGTTTTGTTTGACCGAGCTCCTTATAGAGATATAGTTGCATGGTCGGCATTGATATCTGGGTATGCTCAGAATGGTCAGGCCAGAGAGGTTGTGAACATTTTTATTGAAATGGACTCCTGTAATGTTAAACCAGATGAGTTTATAATGGTGAGTTTGATGTCAGCTTGTTCTCAGGAGGGATGTTTGGAGTTGGCCAAATGGGTTGATAATCATGTCACTCGAAGTTCAGTTGATCTTGGTCAAGTTCATGTTCTTGCAGCTCTTGTTGACATGAATGCTAAGTGTGGGAACATAGAGAGAGCAAAAAACTTGTTTGAACAGATGCCTAAGCACGACTTGATCTCATATTGTTCATTGATGCAGGGGCTATCTATACATGGTTGTGGGGAACAGGCCGTTTCCCTTTTCCATATGATGCTAAATGAAGGTTTGATTCCTGATGAGGTGGGTTTTTCAGTTATCCTGACAGCTTGTAGCCGATCTGGACTGGTCGAGGATGGTAGGCAATTATTTCATTTAATGAAAAATGAGTACTCCATTGCTCCTTCGCAAGATCATTATGCTTGTATGGTTGATCTTCTCAGCCGTTCAGGAAGGTTGAAAGAAGCTTATGAGATTTTGAGTTCAATGCCCATGGAACCCAGTTCTGCTTCATGGGGCGCACTACTTGGGGCCTGTAAGCTACATTGTGATGTGGAGCTGGGTGAGTTAGTTGCCAGTCGGTTGATTGAGCTTGAACCTCAAAATGCTGGTAATTATGTGCTGCTTTCAAATATCTACGCTGCCACAGATCGCTGGTTGGATGTTTCACTTGTGAGgagaaaaatgagagagaaatcTGTTAAAAAAATACCTGGTCGTAGTTGGATTAGATCACATGGCTAA